The following coding sequences lie in one Vibrio sp. BS-M-Sm-2 genomic window:
- the metG gene encoding methionine--tRNA ligase — MATDPRQLLVTCALPYANGSIHLGHMLEHIQADIWVRYQRLRGNTVNFICADDAHGTPIMLKAQQMGITPEEMIAAVSEEHQKDFAGFDISFDNYHSTHSEENRELASHIYLELKKNGFISSRTISQLFDPEKEMFLPDRFVKGTCPKCKSEDQYGDNCDNCGETYSPTELINPKSAVSGATPVMKDSEHFFFDLPQFESMLKEWTRSGSLQNETANKMQEWFESGLQQWDISRDAPYFGFEIPGEKDKFFYVWLDAPVGYMASFKNLCDKRDDLNFDEYWKKDSTTELYHFIGKDIVYFHSLFWPAMLDGAGFRKPNNVFVHGYVTVNGAKMSKSKGTFIKASTYLNHLDPECLRYYYAAKLNSRIDDLDLNLEDFTQRVNADVVNKIVNLASRNAGFITKRFEGKLAAEFAEPELYNEFVAAAERIGELYESREFSRAIREITALADKANQYIDEKAPWVLAKEEGKEAELQQVSSVGINLFRVLMAYLKPVMPELAARTEAFLNEELTWEAIATPLTDHEITKFKALFNRIDPKKVEAMVESSKEDAAAEAAAKEKAEAEKEQASQTELDKEPIADEIEFDAFAAVDMRIARIISCEEVPKANKLLKFQLDIGGETRQVFSGIKSAYKPEELEGKLTVMVANLKPRKMKFGMSEGMILAAGPGGSDLWILEPHEGAQPGMRVM; from the coding sequence ATGGCAACTGATCCAAGACAACTTTTGGTAACTTGTGCGCTTCCGTACGCTAACGGCTCTATTCACCTTGGCCATATGCTTGAGCATATCCAAGCTGATATCTGGGTTCGATACCAGCGTCTGCGTGGCAACACTGTAAACTTCATCTGTGCTGACGATGCTCACGGCACGCCAATTATGCTTAAAGCTCAACAGATGGGTATCACGCCAGAAGAGATGATCGCTGCTGTTAGTGAAGAGCACCAAAAAGACTTCGCTGGCTTTGATATCAGCTTTGATAACTACCACAGCACACACAGCGAAGAGAACCGTGAACTGGCTTCACACATCTACCTAGAACTTAAAAAGAACGGCTTCATTTCTAGCCGTACTATTTCTCAGCTTTTCGATCCTGAGAAAGAGATGTTCCTACCAGATCGCTTCGTAAAAGGTACTTGCCCTAAGTGTAAGTCAGAAGACCAGTATGGTGATAACTGTGATAACTGTGGTGAGACATACAGCCCAACTGAACTGATTAACCCTAAATCAGCGGTTTCTGGCGCAACTCCAGTAATGAAAGACTCTGAGCACTTCTTCTTCGACCTACCTCAATTCGAAAGCATGCTTAAAGAGTGGACTCGTTCTGGCTCTCTACAGAATGAAACTGCAAACAAAATGCAGGAATGGTTTGAGTCTGGTCTGCAACAATGGGATATCTCACGTGATGCACCTTACTTTGGCTTTGAAATCCCAGGCGAAAAAGACAAGTTCTTCTACGTATGGCTAGACGCACCTGTTGGCTACATGGCTTCTTTCAAGAACCTATGTGACAAGCGTGACGATCTAAACTTCGATGAATACTGGAAGAAAGACAGCACAACTGAGCTTTACCACTTCATCGGTAAAGACATCGTTTACTTCCACAGCCTATTCTGGCCAGCAATGCTAGACGGCGCAGGTTTCCGTAAACCAAACAACGTATTCGTACACGGCTACGTAACAGTAAACGGCGCGAAGATGTCTAAGTCGAAAGGCACATTCATCAAAGCGAGCACGTACCTAAACCACCTAGACCCTGAGTGTCTGCGTTACTACTACGCTGCGAAACTAAACAGCCGTATCGATGATTTAGACCTTAACCTTGAAGACTTCACTCAACGTGTAAACGCTGACGTAGTAAACAAGATTGTTAACCTAGCTTCTCGTAACGCAGGTTTCATCACTAAGCGCTTCGAAGGCAAGCTAGCTGCTGAATTTGCAGAACCAGAGCTTTACAACGAATTCGTTGCTGCCGCTGAGCGTATCGGTGAGCTATACGAATCTCGTGAATTCAGCCGTGCTATTCGTGAAATCACCGCACTAGCGGATAAAGCTAACCAGTACATCGATGAAAAAGCACCTTGGGTTCTTGCAAAAGAAGAAGGCAAAGAAGCTGAGCTTCAACAAGTGTCTTCTGTAGGTATTAACCTATTCCGCGTACTGATGGCTTACCTAAAACCAGTGATGCCAGAGCTTGCAGCTCGCACTGAAGCTTTCCTAAACGAAGAGCTCACGTGGGAAGCGATTGCGACTCCACTAACTGATCACGAGATCACTAAGTTCAAAGCACTATTCAACCGTATTGATCCTAAGAAAGTGGAAGCAATGGTTGAGTCTTCTAAAGAAGATGCAGCCGCTGAAGCAGCAGCGAAAGAAAAAGCAGAAGCTGAAAAAGAACAAGCAAGTCAAACTGAGCTAGACAAAGAACCAATCGCAGACGAGATTGAGTTCGATGCTTTTGCAGCAGTAGACATGCGTATTGCTCGTATCATCTCTTGTGAAGAAGTACCAAAAGCGAACAAACTACTGAAGTTCCAGCTGGACATCGGTGGTGAGACTCGCCAAGTATTCTCTGGCATCAAGTCAGCATACAAACCTGAAGAGCTAGAAGGCAAGCTAACCGTAATGGTAGCAAACCTAAAACCTCGTAAGATGAAGTTTGGCATGTCGGAAGGCATGATCCTAGCAGCGGGCCCTGGCGGCAGCGACCTATGGATCCTTGAGCCACACGAAGGTGCTCAACCTGGTATGCGTGTAATGTAA
- the udk gene encoding uridine kinase, whose protein sequence is MSDNNQCVIVGIAGASASGKSLIASTIYNELREKVGDHQIGVITEDCYYSDQSHLSMEERVKTNYDHPNALDHDLLCEHLQQLMSGNSVEVPEYSYTEHTRTSETTTLTPKKVIILEGILLLTDPRLRKLMHASVFMDTPLDICLLRRVKRDVEERGRTMDTVLKQYQQTVRPMFMQFIEPSKQHADIIVPRGGKNRIAIDVLKAHIAKLLKS, encoded by the coding sequence ATGTCTGATAATAATCAATGTGTCATCGTAGGTATCGCTGGCGCTTCAGCTTCAGGAAAAAGTCTGATTGCTAGTACAATTTATAATGAATTGCGCGAAAAAGTAGGCGACCATCAAATTGGTGTTATCACGGAAGATTGCTATTACAGCGACCAAAGCCACTTGAGTATGGAAGAGCGTGTTAAAACTAACTACGATCACCCAAATGCACTAGATCATGATCTTTTATGTGAACATCTACAGCAGCTAATGAGTGGCAACTCCGTAGAAGTTCCTGAATACAGCTACACAGAGCACACACGTACTTCTGAAACGACTACACTTACTCCTAAGAAAGTGATCATTTTAGAGGGTATTCTGCTTCTAACAGACCCGCGTCTTCGTAAACTAATGCACGCAAGTGTGTTTATGGATACACCATTAGACATCTGTCTACTACGCCGTGTTAAGCGTGATGTAGAAGAGCGTGGTCGTACAATGGACACTGTACTTAAGCAATACCAACAAACAGTACGTCCAATGTTCATGCAGTTTATCGAGCCTTCAAAACAACATGCAGACATCATCGTTCCTCGTGGTGGTAAAAACCGTATTGCGATTGATGTGCTAAAAGCGCACATTGCGAAGTTGTTGAAGTCTTAA
- the apbC gene encoding iron-sulfur cluster carrier protein ApbC, which translates to MRNFTSKQDFCSWLNEFESPILIPEWALHQNIVSVDPRGSFVITLPFAANQLAVELEQWIHSQIEQQLVSAFQFEVKVKPSALETTVATPLKGVKNIIAVTSAKGGVGKSTTSVNLALALSKSGSKVGLLDADIYGPSVPMMLGQLDAKPEVQNNKWMMPIEAHGIFTHSIGYLVSKDDAAIWRGPMAAKALGQLVNETVWPELDYLVIDMPPGTGDIQLTLSQQIPVTGAVVVTTPQDLALADARKGVAMFDKVSVPVAGLVENMSYHICSHCGEKEHIFGAGGAEAMSEEFYLDILAQIPLHIDVREDIDAGCPTVIRRPDSEHTRHYLELAENVAAKMFWTGKARPEAINFSIVE; encoded by the coding sequence ATGCGTAACTTTACTTCTAAGCAAGATTTCTGTTCATGGTTGAATGAGTTCGAGTCACCAATCCTCATCCCAGAGTGGGCGCTACACCAAAATATTGTCTCGGTTGATCCGCGTGGATCATTTGTTATCACCTTACCTTTTGCTGCTAATCAGCTCGCGGTTGAATTGGAACAGTGGATCCACTCTCAGATTGAACAACAACTTGTTAGCGCTTTTCAGTTTGAAGTAAAAGTGAAGCCGTCTGCGCTGGAAACCACTGTCGCGACGCCATTGAAGGGGGTTAAGAATATAATCGCCGTGACGTCGGCAAAGGGTGGGGTGGGTAAATCGACGACGTCAGTTAACCTTGCGCTTGCGTTATCTAAGTCTGGTTCAAAAGTGGGTTTGTTGGATGCGGATATCTACGGCCCATCAGTGCCTATGATGCTCGGCCAGCTAGACGCAAAACCAGAAGTACAGAACAACAAATGGATGATGCCAATCGAAGCTCATGGCATTTTCACTCACTCTATTGGCTATCTTGTGTCGAAAGACGATGCGGCAATCTGGCGAGGCCCAATGGCAGCTAAGGCTTTGGGGCAGCTTGTTAATGAAACCGTATGGCCAGAGTTGGATTACCTTGTTATCGACATGCCACCTGGTACGGGTGATATTCAACTGACATTGTCACAACAGATCCCAGTGACAGGCGCGGTAGTGGTGACTACACCTCAAGATTTGGCATTAGCGGATGCGCGTAAAGGCGTAGCGATGTTTGATAAGGTGAGTGTGCCAGTCGCAGGCTTAGTTGAAAACATGAGCTATCATATTTGTAGTCACTGTGGTGAGAAAGAGCATATCTTTGGTGCTGGTGGTGCTGAAGCCATGTCAGAAGAGTTTTACCTCGATATTTTGGCTCAGATCCCTCTTCATATTGATGTGCGAGAAGACATCGATGCAGGTTGTCCGACGGTGATTCGTCGTCCAGATAGTGAACATACGCGTCATTACTTAGAGCTTGCTGAGAATGTGGCTGCGAAGATGTTCTGGACCGGCAAGGCGAGACCAGAAGCGATTAACTTCTCGATAGTTGAATAA
- the fadR gene encoding fatty acid metabolism transcriptional regulator FadR, which produces MVIKAKSPAGFAEKYIIESIWNGRFPPGSILPAERELSELIGVTRTTLREVLQRLARDGWLTIQHGKPTKVNQFMETSGLHILDTLMTLDVDNASKMVEDLLAARTNISPIFMRYAFKANKEASERTISNVIESCEALLAAPTWDEFLESSPYADKIKQAVKEDSEKDEAKRQTILIAKTFNFYDYMLFQRLAFHSGNQIYGLIFNGVRKLYDRIGSYYFSNPEARRLAMDFYKELFIICESGERETLPLVIRNYGIASAQIWNEMKTTLPTNFTEDDS; this is translated from the coding sequence ATGGTCATTAAGGCGAAGAGCCCGGCAGGATTTGCAGAAAAGTATATCATTGAAAGTATTTGGAATGGCCGTTTCCCTCCAGGTTCTATCTTGCCCGCAGAGCGTGAGCTTTCTGAGCTGATTGGTGTTACACGTACTACGCTTCGTGAAGTACTACAACGTCTTGCTCGCGACGGTTGGTTGACAATCCAACACGGCAAGCCAACTAAAGTTAATCAGTTTATGGAAACCTCAGGTCTTCATATCCTAGATACGTTAATGACGTTAGACGTTGATAACGCAAGCAAAATGGTAGAAGACTTGCTTGCTGCGCGCACGAATATCAGCCCGATCTTTATGCGTTATGCATTTAAAGCAAATAAAGAAGCTTCAGAACGTACGATCAGTAACGTGATTGAATCTTGTGAAGCGCTACTTGCGGCACCGACTTGGGATGAGTTCTTAGAATCATCGCCATACGCTGACAAGATCAAACAAGCGGTAAAAGAAGATTCGGAAAAAGATGAAGCGAAACGTCAGACGATTTTAATCGCGAAGACTTTCAACTTCTATGACTACATGCTTTTCCAGCGTTTGGCATTTCACTCAGGCAACCAGATTTACGGCCTGATCTTTAACGGTGTGCGTAAACTGTATGACCGTATCGGTAGCTACTACTTCTCTAACCCAGAAGCACGACGTTTAGCGATGGACTTTTATAAAGAGTTGTTCATTATCTGCGAAAGTGGCGAGCGCGAAACTTTGCCATTAGTGATTCGTAACTACGGTATCGCAAGTGCGCAAATTTGGAATGAAATGAAAACGACATTGCCAACGAATTTTACAGAAGACGACAGCTAA
- a CDS encoding DUF1456 family protein: protein MTNNEILRRIQHALNLKNAQIIKAIEQADVTVAHDQVINWLKDDNDKSCSKMKDKELAVFLNGFINLKRGKKEGEQPKPEVALTNNMIFMKLRIALNMKAEDVLDVLEVVGISLSKYEIGAYFRKPENKNYKVCEDQLLCDFLNGVQFTNRPDSEEFAG from the coding sequence GTGACTAACAACGAAATCTTGCGTCGTATTCAACACGCACTAAACCTTAAAAATGCACAAATCATCAAAGCAATTGAACAAGCTGATGTAACCGTTGCTCATGACCAAGTGATTAACTGGCTAAAAGACGACAACGACAAGTCATGCTCTAAGATGAAAGATAAAGAGTTAGCAGTATTCCTAAATGGTTTCATCAACCTTAAGCGTGGTAAAAAAGAAGGCGAACAACCTAAACCTGAAGTTGCACTGACTAACAACATGATTTTCATGAAGCTTCGAATTGCATTAAACATGAAAGCAGAAGATGTTTTGGACGTACTAGAAGTGGTTGGCATTAGCTTGAGCAAGTACGAAATCGGTGCTTACTTCCGCAAACCAGAAAACAAAAACTACAAAGTGTGTGAAGACCAACTACTTTGCGATTTTCTAAACGGTGTGCAATTTACCAATCGCCCAGACTCAGAAGAGTTTGCGGGGTAA